The Dehalococcoidales bacterium genomic sequence AATCAAAGATTTTACCCGTAAAGAACACAACGACAAAACATTCCGCTACGATTTTCGCAAATACGTAATGCTCCCCGCCAATGCGCGCGCCAGAAGGCCTCTGGTTGAAGAGCGTGTTCGTAAGCTTGCCGAATTTAGCGAAACATCCGAGTTTAATTACATCTCCAAGCTTGGTTCCAATCTTGGAATTATAACCTCTGGGATGGCGTATCAACATGTCAAAGAGGTATTTCCGAATGCCTCGGTTCTTAAGCTGGGTTTTTCGTACCCGATGCCCCAAAATCTGATTAAAAGCTTTGCATCACAGGTCAAAAAACTGATTGTTATTGAAGAGCTGGACCCTTTTATTGAAGAATACGTTAAGTCGCTGGGGATTGAAACAGTCGGAAAAGAGTTCTTTTCGATTATCGGCGAGCTGACACCGGATAATATTACCGCCTCCGGACGCAAGCTGGGATTACTGCCTGCGGCTACGTCCGACAATTCGGAAAAGAAAAGCCTTAAATTACCGGGCAGGTTTCCGCTGTTATGCTCCGGTTGTCCGCACAGCGGTCTTTATTATGTTCTTGCCAATATCGGGCGTCGTAATACAATTCCCGGTAAAAAGCAACGCGAACCGAAACTGATAATTACCGGTGATATCGGTTGTTATACATTGGGAGCCTTATCACCGATTAATGCCCTTGATACTTGCGGTTGCATGGGCGCCAGCATTGGTAACGCCATCGGAATGCAAAAAGCCGCTGTTAACGAGAAAATAGTGGCAATTATCGGCGATTCCACTTTCCTCCATTCCGGAATTACCGGTTTAATTGATGCCGTCTATAATAAAGCCGAGTTTACTTTGGTAATCCTTGATAACCGCACTACCGCAATGACCGGCCATCAAGAACACCCCGGAACAGGAAAAACCGCCCAAGGCGAAGATACCTATGCCGTTAGTTTAGAAGCAATTGTTCAGGCCTGCGGGGTAACCGATTTACAGGTCGTGGATGCCTGGAATGTTAAGGAAATTCAAGCGGCACTTAAAGCGTCGCTTGCCAATAACGGCTTATCGGTTATTATATCGCGAGGCCCGTGTGCGGTATCGGCCAGACGAGGGATTAACCCCTGTGTGGTTGACATAAATAAATGCACCGATTGCGGATTATGCCTCTCAATCGGATGCTCGGCAATTCAAAAAGACGGTAATACAGTTGTAATCGACGGTTCTTTGTGTGTCGGCGACGTCTGCCGCCTTTGCGAACAAATTTGTCCCGTAAAAGCAATTTATCATAACCGCCCCGAACTGACCGGAGGGCGTAATGAGTAGCTATAACATTATAATTGCCGGAGTCGGCGGGCAGGGTGTTATCCTTGCCGGTAATATTATCG encodes the following:
- the iorA gene encoding indolepyruvate ferredoxin oxidoreductase subunit alpha — protein: MNTDKLLLSGNEAIALGAYHAGLKVAAAYPGTPSTEILENLSKFKDIYAEWSVNEKVAMEVGVGASYAGARTLVAMKHVGLNVAADPFMAVAITGINGGLVIISADDPGAMSSQNEQDNRHFARLAKIPMLEPSNSQEAYEMVKAAFDISEMFDTPVLLRTTTRISHSKTLVEIKDFTRKEHNDKTFRYDFRKYVMLPANARARRPLVEERVRKLAEFSETSEFNYISKLGSNLGIITSGMAYQHVKEVFPNASVLKLGFSYPMPQNLIKSFASQVKKLIVIEELDPFIEEYVKSLGIETVGKEFFSIIGELTPDNITASGRKLGLLPAATSDNSEKKSLKLPGRFPLLCSGCPHSGLYYVLANIGRRNTIPGKKQREPKLIITGDIGCYTLGALSPINALDTCGCMGASIGNAIGMQKAAVNEKIVAIIGDSTFLHSGITGLIDAVYNKAEFTLVILDNRTTAMTGHQEHPGTGKTAQGEDTYAVSLEAIVQACGVTDLQVVDAWNVKEIQAALKASLANNGLSVIISRGPCAVSARRGINPCVVDINKCTDCGLCLSIGCSAIQKDGNTVVIDGSLCVGDVCRLCEQICPVKAIYHNRPELTGGRNE